The following proteins are co-located in the Purpureocillium takamizusanense chromosome 10, complete sequence genome:
- a CDS encoding uncharacterized protein (COG:S~EggNog:ENOG503PA55), whose product MPLKLRYVRMLKDDLAWEKSDEQVDAWERALHNAETYRAIGILILKYRPGDPLELHRPIRGGYNIIFRLQYKDGSSAVMRIPHKGAVKFPDEKVGYEVATMRYVAANTTIPVPHIYHHGTGAENPTGLGPFIIMDYIEHERTMSDALNDPLLQPDESHILNSNISEPILELLYGQMANIMLQLSMLSFPRIGSLLQDEHGDISVAGRPLIQNMNSLVEFASVPPTWLPSQPYSTSKEWYTAMADMHMMQATFQRNDTILDEDDARDKFVARRLFQRAATSGRLYVEVDDPNDETSGTGFLLYSEDLRPSNVLIDEKLRVVGVIDWEFAYAAPAQFSFDPPWWLLLKSPEYWPDGYSSWIEACRPRFETFLGALEREEKLLGARSSLLGCPGGVSLSQRMRRRWEDQSWLVNYASRNSWAFDFIFWRYIDQSHYGPNEDGDHRARLGLLGSEELSVMDDFVKLKMEELKTRALVVPESRDDAAVTLILKVMT is encoded by the exons ATGCCCCTCAAACTTCGATACGTCCGCATGCTGAAGGATGACCTTGCTTGGGAAAAAagcgacgagcaggtcgacgCTTGGGAGCGGGCTCTACACAACGCCGAAACGTATCGTGCCATCGGCATTCTGATTCTGAAATACAGACCAGGTGATCCTCTGGAGCTCCACAGGCCGATCAGGGGCGGATACAATATCATCTTCCGGCTGCAATACAAGGACGGCTCGTCGGCTGTGATGAGAATACCCCACAAAG GTGCTGTCAAGTTCCCCGACGAAAAGGTCGGCTACGAGGTGGCTACCATGCGTTACGTCGCCGCAAACACCACGATACCAGTGCCGCATATCTACCATCATGGAACAGGGGCAGAGAACCCCACTGGCCTTGGCCCTTTTATTATCATGGATTACATCGAGCACGAAAGGACCATGTCGGACGCTCTGAACGATCCTCTCCTCCAGCCTGACGAGTCCCATATTCTAAACAGCAATATCAGCGAGCCTATCCTCGAGCTTCTCTACGGGCAGATGGCAAACATTATGCTACAACTATCTATGCTATCATTTCCACGAATTGGATCGTTGCTCCAGGACGAGCATGGTGACATTTCTGTTGCAGGCCGGCCCCTCATTCAAAATATGAACTCCTTGGTTGAGTTCGCAAGCGTGCCCCCGACGTGGCTGCCGTCACAGCCGTACTCCACGTCCAAGGAGTGGTATACCGCAATGGCCGATATGCACATGATGCAGGCAACATTTCAGCGCAACGATACCATCttggacgaggatgacgcgAGAGACAAGTTTGTCGCTCGTCGACTATTTCAACGTGCGGCAACGAGCGGTCGACTCTATGTCGAGGTGGATGATCCCAATGATGAGACTTCGGGCACCGGCTTCCTCCTGTATTCCGAGGATTTGCGTCCGTCAAATGTTTTGATAGATGAAAAGCTTCGAGTGGTCGGTGTCATAGACTGGGAATTCGCCTACGCTGCCCCGGCACAGTTTTCGTTCGATCCGCCGTGGTGGCTACTGCTCAAAAGCCCAGAGTACTGGCCCGACGGGTATAGTAGCTGGATAGAAGCATGCAGGCCTCGATTTGAAACCTTTTTGGGTGCTCTAGAACGCGAGGAGAAGTTGTTGGGCGCCCGGAGTTCTCTGCTTGGATGCCCTGGTGGCGTCTCTTTGTCGCAGAGAATGCGAAGGAGGTGGGAGGATCAGTCTTGGTTGGTCAACTACGCGTCCAGAAACAGCTGGGCCTTTGACTTTATATTCTGGAGATATATCGATCAAAGCCACTACGGGCCCAATGAGGACGGCGACCATCGTGCCAGACTTGGTCTCCTGGGGAGCGAAGAGCTATCTGTGATGGACGATTTTGTCAAGCTCAAAATGGAAGAGCTCAAGACGAGGGCGTTGGTTGTTCCGGAAAGCcgggacgacgccgcagtGACGCTGATATTGAAGGTCATGACTTGA
- a CDS encoding Cholestenol Delta-isomerase (EggNog:ENOG503P42Q~COG:I~TransMembrane:5 (o31-50i62-78o115-139i151-170o182-202i)), producing the protein MEASNATPHGYYPLGVELPHYVANDNSTISLIARFGFQWAAVLVASYHLFGYLKPTGKFSDRLAFTWMCLTGFIHLFFEAHFVSNHKTLAGEQSLWSQLWKEYSLSDSRYLTSDTFLICMEAVTAFAWGPLAFLIAYCIVVQHPVRHALQLIVSTGQIYGDVLYYATSLLEISYCRPERYYFWFYYFFFNFIWMVVGCCESLQPIGCRER; encoded by the exons atggaAGCCTCCAACGCGACACCGCACGGCTATTACCCGCTGGGCGTAGAGCTGCCGCACTACGTCGCCAACGACAACTCAACCATCTCGCTGATTGCCCGTTTCGGTTTCCAGTGGGcggccgtgctcgtcgcctcctATCACCTGTTTGGCTACTTGAAGCCTACTGGAAAATTTTCCGACCGTCTCGCCTTTACTTGGATGTGTCTGA CGGGGTTCATTCATCTCTTCTTCGAAGCGCACTTCGTCTCGAACCACAAAACACTTGCTGGCGAGCAGTCACTATGGTCCCAGCTGTGGAAGGAATATTCTCTGTCTGATTCTCGGTACTTGACGTCCGATACGTTTCTCATATGCATGGAAGCTGTAACCGCG TTTGCCTGGGGCCCACTGGCCTTCCTCATCGCCTATTGCATCGTGGTCCAACACCCCGTCAGACACGCCCTGCAGCTCATCGTTTCGACCGGCCAGATATACGGCGACGTCCTCTACTACGCCACGAGCCTGCTCGAGATCTCTTACTGCCGGCCGGAACGATACTACTTTTGGTTCTACTACTTCTTCTTTAACTTTATCTGGATGGTCGTCGGTTGCTGTGAGTCGCTACAACCGATTGGATGTCGAGAGAGATAG
- a CDS encoding uncharacterized protein (COG:S~EggNog:ENOG503Q0A4~TransMembrane:7 (o25-44i59-79o99-125i137-167o187-208i220-239o259-283i)) — protein MCRSRVITETACKTPIRDRRLTFNVLNVTLGIVTGAVVSIRLVYKQFFSTNRRLRRDDWMVAATLALGMVSIVTMTFGLTTHGMGQDVWGVSSSAVRTFAVYFYVLEMLYVILIGLVKLTLNFFYLDIFAGRAMRRLLWGTAAFQVAFIFAFLMKVIFQCLPIRYYWEQYDFETSVEGACININASAWANAAISVATDFWLLGIPLSQLRKLNLHWKKKVGASLMFLTGTLVTIVSILRLRSITHFARGSNPTWDLWDIVWWSPIEINVGIICTCLPALRLVLVSLCPRIFAYDTRGSISGDRGSRPTADRQLVTRPGVSTDDELGMPEGGTGDEFASTTRLNKLTIPAPSAQPGKYSTRRTAG, from the exons ATGTGTC GCTCCAGGGTCATCACCGAGACGGCATGCAAGACGCCCATCCGCGACCGGCGCCTGACGTTCAACGTCCTCAACGTCACGCTaggcatcgtcaccggcgccgtTGTCTCCATCCGCCTCGTCTATAAGCAGTTTTTCAGCACGAACCGACGGCTGAGGCGCGACGACTGGATGGTGGCGGCTACTCTTGCCCTCGGCATGGTCAGCATCGTGACCATGACGTTCGGCTTGACCACACACGGCATGGGGCAGGATGTCTGGGgcgtctcctcgtccgccgtgCGGACCTTTGCCGTCTACTTTTACGTCCTCGAGATGCTCTACGTCATTCTCATAGGGCTCGTCAAGCTCACGCTAAACTTCTTTTACCTCGACATCTTTGCCGGGCGCGCCATGCGGCGGCTTCTCTGGGGCACCGCCGCGTTCCAGGTTGCCTTCATCTTCGCCTTCTTAATGAAGGTTATTTTCCAGTGCCTTCCGATACGATACTACTGGGAGCAGTACGACTTCGAAACGAGCGTCGAGGGGGCGTGCATCAACATCAATGCGTCGGCCTGGGCGAACGCGGCTATCAGCGTCGCGACAGACTTTTGGCTGCTCGGCATACCGCTCAGCCAGCTCAGGAAGCTGAATCTGCAttggaagaagaaggtcgGGGCATCTCTCATGTTTCTGACAGGGACCCT GGTGACGATAGTGTCGATACTGCGCCTTCGGTCCATCACGCACTTTGCCAGGGGCTCCAACCCCACGTGGGATCTCTGGGACATTGTCTGGTGGTCGCCCATCGAGATCAACGTGGGCATCATATGCACGTGCCTGCCCGCGCTgcggctcgtcctcgtcagcctcTGCCCACGTATATTCGCCTACGACACGCGCGGCTCTATCAGCGGGGATCGCGGgtctcggccgacggcagaCCGCCAGCTGGTGACACGGCCGGGGGTGAGCACGGATGACGAGCTCGGGATGCCGGAGGGTGGTACTGGCGACGAGTTTGCGAGCACGACGAGGTTGAACAAGTTGACGATACCCGCTCCGAGTGCGCAGCCAGGTAAATATAGTACCCGGAGAACGGCAGGTTAG
- a CDS encoding Glycerol 2-dehydrogenase (NADP(+)) (COG:S~EggNog:ENOG503NU9F), producing MASPQYTTRTFTLNTGAKMPAVGLGTWRSAPTQVQTAVEAALRAGYRHIDTAAAYGNEAEVGAGIRASGVPRGDIWLTTKLDNPEHKDAAAALDRSLARLGTDYVDLYLMHWPSSTDPTDLKKHHPDWDFRDTWREMQKLLGTGKARNIGVSNFETINLEKLLADPGCNVVPAVNQIELHPGYPSPEVVALNTSKGIHSTGYSCLGSQDSPFYKDATLLHIAEAKGKTPQQVLLVWGLTKGWSVIPKSVTPSRVEANFQIDGLELSDDDIKAIDTIADTLGVYKVCDDEWLPIRVFDRKLRN from the exons atggcttCTCCTCAGTATACCAC ACGCACCTTTACCCTCAACACGGGGGCCAAGATGCCcgccgtcgggctcggcACGTGGCGATCCGCGCCCACGCAGGTGcagacggccgtcgaggcggccctgCGCGCGGGCTACCGGCACatcgacacggcggcggcgtacggcaacgaggccgaggtgggcGCGGGGATCCGGGCGTCGGGCGTGCCGCGCGGCGACATCTGGCTGACGACCAAGCTCGACAACCCCGAGCAcaaggacgcggcggcggcgctggaccggagcctcgcccgcctcggcacCGACTACGTCGACCTCTACCTCATGCACTGGCCCAGCTCGACGGACCCCACCGACCTCAAGAAGCACCACCCGGACTGGGACTTCCGCGACACGTGGCGCGAGATGCAGAAGCTGCTCGGCACGGGCAAGGCGCGCAACATTGGCGTCTCCAACTTCGAGACCATCAAcctggagaagctgctggccgaccCGGGCTGCAACGTCGTCCCCGCCGTCAACCAGATCGAGCTGCACCCGGGCTACCCCTCgcccgaggtggtggccctCAACACGAGCAAGGGCATCCACAGCACGGGATACTCGTGCCTGGGCTCCCAGGACTCGCCCTTTTATAAGGACGCTACGCTGCTGCacatcgccgaggccaagggcaagacgCCCCAGCAGGTCCTGCTCGTCTGGGGCCTGACCAAGGGCTGGAGCGTCATCCCCAAGAGCGTCacgccctcgcgcgtcgaggccaacTTCCAgatcgacggcctcgagctttccgacgacgacatcaaggccATTGACACCATTGCCGACACCCTCGGCGTGTACAAGGtctgcgacgacgagtggCTGCCTATCCGCGTCTTCGACAGGAAGCTCAGGAACTGA
- a CDS encoding uncharacterized protein (EggNog:ENOG503PNQ8~COG:G), with amino-acid sequence MFDPSSSPVDECPFCAIAAAHPPYDPRRPPASLAADLTTPSSFVVLSTPLLVAFLDIMPLSPGHLLLCPRPHRPKLTDATPAEARALGAYVRVLSAALARATGVDDWNVVQNNGAAASQVVPHVHYHLIPRPEIRASGRLSESFTMFGKGRREELDDDDAERLAAAIRSEAAAVLLAEERQQQRPDRDNRDDHGDDDDDEAKHGRSRRKTKL; translated from the coding sequence atgttcgacccgtcctcgtcgcccgtcgacgagtgTCCCTTttgcgccatcgccgccgcgcaccccCCCTAcgacccgcgccgcccgcccgcctccctcgccgccgacctcacgaccccgtcgtcctTTGTCGTGCTCTCGAcgcccctcctcgtcgccttcctcgacatcatgcccctctcccccggccacctgctgctgtgcccgcgcccgcaccgccccAAGCTCACCgacgccacgcccgccgaggcccgcgcGCTGGGCGCCTACGTGCGCGTCCTGtcggcggccctggcccgcgccacgggcgtcgacgactgGAACGTGGTGCAGaacaacggcgccgccgcctcccaggTCGTGCCCCACGTCCACTACCACCTGATTCCGCGGCCCGAGATAcgcgccagcggccgcctcAGCGAGAGCTTCACCATGTTTGGCAAGGGTcggcgcgaggagctcgacgacgacgacgccgagaggctcgccgccgcgatacgcagcgaggcggccgcggtgcTACTGGCCGAagagcggcagcaacagcggcctGACCGTGATAACAGGGACgaccatggcgacgatgacgacgacgaggccaaacACGGCAGAAGTAGGAGGAAGACCAAGTTATGA